The following proteins come from a genomic window of Ornithinimicrobium cryptoxanthini:
- a CDS encoding TA system VapC family ribonuclease toxin, which produces MLFLDVNVCLDAFRPTSSEDAGRVHSWLASRVTGDEQLGVSEFVLSAMVRIATHPKIYAEPAPVGAALDFADALLAAPATTVVRPGGHHWRLFSDLARTYDLRGNHIPDAYLAALAMEHAATFVTRDRRIGRFPGLRMLDPSIEQA; this is translated from the coding sequence GTGCTCTTCCTCGACGTCAACGTCTGCCTCGATGCCTTCCGTCCCACCTCATCGGAGGATGCCGGCAGAGTCCACTCATGGCTGGCGTCACGGGTGACTGGCGATGAGCAGCTCGGTGTCAGCGAGTTCGTGCTGTCGGCGATGGTGCGCATCGCCACGCACCCGAAGATCTATGCCGAGCCCGCGCCTGTGGGTGCGGCACTGGACTTTGCGGACGCGTTGCTGGCGGCACCCGCGACCACCGTGGTGCGGCCGGGCGGGCACCACTGGCGTCTGTTCAGCGACCTGGCCAGGACCTACGACCTGCGGGGCAACCACATCCCCGACGCCTATCTCGCGGCCCTGGCCATGGAGCACGCAGCAACCTTCGTCACCCGAGATCGTCGCATCGGGCGATTCCCCGGGCTGCGCATGCTCGATCCGTCGATCGAGCAGGCTTAA
- a CDS encoding type II toxin-antitoxin system VapB family antitoxin — MRTTVNIEERLLAEAKILAARGHRTIGSVLEDALRLLLAEHSRRAEGVGDFSLPTFEPADPGVRPGIDLLDREALAEALGDNTTASRS, encoded by the coding sequence ATGCGCACGACAGTGAATATCGAAGAACGCCTCCTCGCTGAGGCCAAGATCCTGGCGGCGCGGGGGCACCGGACCATTGGGTCGGTGCTGGAGGACGCGCTGCGGCTGCTTCTTGCGGAACACTCCAGGCGGGCCGAGGGGGTGGGGGACTTCAGCCTGCCGACCTTCGAGCCGGCCGATCCTGGTGTTCGCCCCGGCATAGACCTGCTGGACCGCGAGGCTCTGGCGGAGGCGCTCGGGGACAACACCACTGCCTCGCGGAGTTGA